Sequence from the Methanosarcina siciliae T4/M genome:
GTTCTAAGACGATGTCGAAAAGATATTCTAATATTTAATGTCGACCTGTCGAAAGTGAGTAAAAGACATTGGAACATGCTTAACAAGCAATTTAACAAAGGGATTATACATTTGGCTCCATCCAAAGTACAAACACCAATATTTTTTGATTCGTGTTTTATCTTAGCCATAGATCGTGAATAAAATAACCCAAACATGTATAATTTTGGTATTATATCGGAAAATTGATATTAAAATCGCTGATTACGAGTTGGTGAAGTAATGAAACTTATCATTTACAACCTTGACTTCAGCCATCTCACCGGATAGCTAATGGCTCCCACCACCATCGGTTTTCAACATACCATCTGACCGTCTGCTCAAGAGCAGTGTCAAAATCATACTTCGGTTTCCAGCCCATTTTTTCCAGTTTGCTGCCATCAAGGGAATAACGGAAATCGTGACCTTTTCGATCTCCCACATATTCAATTGAAGCCTCATCTTTGCCAAGCATATTAAGAAGGCGGTGAGTAATTTCAAGGTTAGTAAGTTCGTTTCCACCATCTATATTATAGATTTCTCCACTGCTTCCGTTATGAAGGACAAAATCTACTGCAGAACAATGATCTTCAACATAGATCCAATCCCTGATATTCAGACCCGTACCGTAGACCGGAACTTTTTTGCCTTCCATTAATTTGCTAATGAAAAAGGGAATTAATTTTTCCGGGTACTGGTAAGGTCCGAAGTTGTTTGTACACCTGGTAATGCAAACCGGAAGGTCATATGTAGTGTGATATGATTTTGCAAGGAGGTCGGAACCAGCTTTGCTTGAGGAATAAGGGCTTGAAGGATTCAGATTATCTTCTTCGGTAAAAGAACCCTCTTTAATGCTTCCATATACCTCATCCGTAGAAATATGAACGAACTTTTTGATATTGTTTGCAAGCGCACTCTGGAGAAGGGTATTTGTACCGAGCACGTTTGTCCTTACAAAAACCGAACCATCGTCAATTGAGCGATCAACATGACTTTCGGCAGCGAAATGAACAACAAGATCCACCTTGTTCATTACTTCGTTCACAACGATAGGGTCGCAGATATCTCCTTTGACAAAAGAATAATTCGGATTATTTTCGATATCTTTGAGGTTGGAGAGGTTTCCGGCATATGTCAATTTGTCAAGGTTTATGATCTGATAATACGGGTACTTTCCCAGCATATAACGGATGAAATTGCTGCCTATAAATCCGCAGCCTCCTGTTACCAGCAGTTTCATTCAGGTCGCCTCTGTAAATAATACATCATGACAATAAACCAACAATAAACAAACTGTTCTGAAAGATAAAAATTTGTGCATTAAAAGTTCATTTCGGCTTTTTCAAATCTGGGCAGCAGACCATCTTTTGGAGAAACCCTTATATCTTCATCCCTTACTTTCCAATCAATATTCAATGAAGGGTCGTTGTATGCGATTCCTGCCTCGGTTTCGGGATGATAATATTCATCGCATTTGTATGCAAAAACTGCGGTTTCACTCATTACTGAAAATCCATGGGCAAAACCCTTTGGAATAAGGAACTGTCTTTTGTTCTCGCCGGAAAGTTCAACTCCAACCCACTTCCCTAAAGTGGGCGAGTCTTTCCTGAGGTCTACGGCAACATCATATACCTTTCCCTGTAAAACTCTCACAAGTTTCGCCTGACTGAAAGGAGACAGTTGATAGTGCAACCCTCGAATAACCCCATAAGAAGACCTGGATTCATTGTCCTGAACAAAATTGTACATCTTTCCAATAAGAGAATCAAATTTCATCTTATTGTAACTTTCGAAAAAGTAACCCCTATCATCCCCAAAAACATCAGGTTCGAGTACAAAGAGGTCCTCTATCCCGGTATTAATCAGCTTCATACGTTTCCCTCAGCTTCTCCCGTATACATCATTAAACCTGACAATATCCCCTTCATCCACTAACTCTCCTAACTGCACCTCAATAATCTCCAGCGGAACCTTTCCAGGGTTTGACAGCCTGTGCTTTTGTCCAGCCCGAATAAATGTGCTTTCCCCGGGTCTCAGGAAAAACTGCTCTCCGTC
This genomic interval carries:
- the rfbB gene encoding dTDP-glucose 4,6-dehydratase, encoding MKLLVTGGCGFIGSNFIRYMLGKYPYYQIINLDKLTYAGNLSNLKDIENNPNYSFVKGDICDPIVVNEVMNKVDLVVHFAAESHVDRSIDDGSVFVRTNVLGTNTLLQSALANNIKKFVHISTDEVYGSIKEGSFTEEDNLNPSSPYSSSKAGSDLLAKSYHTTYDLPVCITRCTNNFGPYQYPEKLIPFFISKLMEGKKVPVYGTGLNIRDWIYVEDHCSAVDFVLHNGSSGEIYNIDGGNELTNLEITHRLLNMLGKDEASIEYVGDRKGHDFRYSLDGSKLEKMGWKPKYDFDTALEQTVRWYVENRWWWEPLAIR
- the rfbC gene encoding dTDP-4-dehydrorhamnose 3,5-epimerase, which gives rise to MKLINTGIEDLFVLEPDVFGDDRGYFFESYNKMKFDSLIGKMYNFVQDNESRSSYGVIRGLHYQLSPFSQAKLVRVLQGKVYDVAVDLRKDSPTLGKWVGVELSGENKRQFLIPKGFAHGFSVMSETAVFAYKCDEYYHPETEAGIAYNDPSLNIDWKVRDEDIRVSPKDGLLPRFEKAEMNF